A single Triticum dicoccoides isolate Atlit2015 ecotype Zavitan chromosome 2A, WEW_v2.0, whole genome shotgun sequence DNA region contains:
- the LOC119355543 gene encoding cyclin-dependent kinase G-2-like — protein MAAGRHGGYRDYEAREREPDAEAARRSQSLGGRHRSDADRRRDGGRSSGGREFSNGYGHRRSHPPKSRLSTRLGDREPGEVLSGSASDDSGGRSGRAAGENTMSSSSREGEVAVGAPAAPSPSKKRKFSPIIWDRDSPKPPSLHSGTVTLKGVVDSASADTASDKKVVESSSAQLPPPPPLPPQGHIPERLVVDNSPMDVDLAVDTDNTEQLHVLQDSEVLEVEESKVKEEEESKVKEEEEYPTMRNISTSRWAGANDDDEEGVTLRKKKVLSPADSAELGQGKKTPTPELGEVVTSDMSGRRTMSRSSDSGRMGNDEKEDLELGKGDYMDVDRGEASVNGSANLLSSDSEDEVRRSETPEPVKPAHRCINMLQGCRSVDVFERLNKINEGTYGVVYRAKDKKTAEIVALKKVKMEKEREGFPLTSLREINILLSFHHPSIVDVKEVVVGSSLDSIFMVMEYMEHDLKGVMETMKQPYTQSEVKCLMLQLLEGVKYLHDNWVLHRDLKTSNLLLNNRGELKICDFGLSRQYGSPLKPYTQLVVTLWYRSPELLLGTKEYSTAIDMWSVGCIMAELLAKEPLFNGKTEFEQLDKIFRTLGTPNEKIWPGYAKLPGVKVNFVKQPYNRLRDKFPAASFSGRPNLSEAGFDLLNKLLTYDPAKRISAEAALEHPWFSEVPLPKSKDFMPTFPALNELDRRTRRYMKSPDPLEEQRLKELQAKGNRGLFG, from the exons ATGGCCGCCGGGCGCCACGGAGGGTACCGGGACTACGAGGCCAGGGAGCGGGAGCCCGACGCCGAGGCCGCCAGGAGGAGCCAGAGCCTCGGCGGCCGCCACCGGAGcgacgccgaccgccgccgcgacggCGGGCGCAGCAGCGGTGGCAGGGAATTCTCCAACGGCTATGGCCACCGCCGCTCGCACCCGCCCAAAAGCCGCCTCTCCACCAGGCTTGGGGACCGGGAGCCCGGCGAGGTGCTCAGCGGGAGCGCGTCAGACGACTCTGGTGGGAGGTCAGGCAGAGCGGCAGGGGAGAATACCATGTCCAGTTCTAGCAGGGAGGGTGAGGTGGCCGTGGGGGCGCCTGCTGCCCCTTCGCCCAGCAAAAAGAGGAAATTTTCGCCGATAATTTGGGACAGGGATAGCCCAAAGCCGCCGTCGTTACATTCTGGTACAGTGACTCTGAAGGGAGTGGTGGATTCCGCTTCTGCTGATACAGCAAGTGACAAGAAAGTGGTGGAGTCCTCCTCTGCTcaactccctccccctcccccgctgcCACCACAGGGGCACATCCCAGAGAGGTTGGTCGTGGACAATTCACCAATGGATGTGGACCTTGCCGTTGACACTGACAACACTGAGCAGTTGCACGTGCTGCAGGATAGTGAAGTGCTTGAGGTAGAGGAGAGTAAAGTGAAGGAGGAAGAGGAGAGTAAAGTAAAGGAGGAAGAGGAGTACCCAACAATGCGGAACATATCAACTTCAAGGTGGGCAGGTGctaacgatgacgacgaggagggtGTAACACTGAGGAAGAAGAAAGTCTTATCTCCTGCAGATTCCGCTGAGCTGGGGCAGGGTAAGAAGACTCCTACACCAGAACTTGGGGAGGTTGTGACCAGTGATATGTCTGGACGGAGGACCATGTCAAGGTCATCTGATTCAGGGAGAATGGGTAACGATGAGAAGGAAGATTTGGAATTAGGTAAAGGTGACTACATGGATGTTGATAGAGGGGAGGCTAGTGTTAATGGTTCAGCTAATCTTCTATCTTCTGATTCGGAGGATGAAGTGCGCAGGTCTGAAACCCCTGAGCCAGTGAAGCCGGCTCATCGATGTATCAATATGCTGCAAGGTTGCAGAAGTGTTGATGTGTTTGAGAGGCTCAACAAGATTAATGAAGGCACCTATGGTGTTGTATATCGAGCAAAGGATAAGAAGACTGCTGAGATTGTTGCATTGAAGAAGGTCAAGATGGAAAAGGAGAGAGAAGGTTTCCCGTTGACCTCTCTTAGGGAAATCAACATCCTTTTATCTTTCCATCACCCTTCAATTGTTGACGTTAAGGAAGTAGTAGTTGGcagtagtcttgatagtatttttaTGGTGATGGAGTACATGGAGCATGATCTTAAGGGTGTCATGGAGACAATGAAGCAGCCATATACCCAAAGTGAGGTCAAATGCTTAATGCTTCAGCTATTAGAGGGTGTAAAATATCTTCATGACAATTGGGTACTTCATAG GGATTTGAAGACTTCAAATCTATTGCTGAATAACCGTGGTGAGTTGAAAATATGTGATTTTGGACTGTCTCGTCAATATGGGAGCCCACTAAAACCTTATACTCAATTGGTTGTGACTTTGTGGTACAG GTCACCTGAACTATTGCTAGGAACAAAGGAATACTCTACTGCTATTGACATGTGGTCCGTGGGCTGCATTATGGCAGAGCTTCTCGCCAAAGAACCACTGTTCAATGGGAAAACAGAGTTTGAACAGCTAGACAAG ATATTTAGAACACTTGGCACACCTAATGAGAAGATATGGCCTGGTTATGCCAAGTTACCTGGTGTCAAAGTCAACTTTGTTAAACAACC GTACAACAGATTAAGGGATAAGTTCCCAGCTGCGTCTTTTTCTGGGCGTCCAAACCTATCTGAAGCTGGTTTTGATCTGTTGAATAAGCTCTTAACTTATGATCCTGCGAAG CGTATATCAGCTGAGGCTGCATTGGAGCATCCATGGTTCAGTGAAGTACCTCTACCTAAGTCGAAGGACTTCATGCCAACATTTCCAGCTCTAAACGAACTGGACAG GCGTACCAGACGGTATATGAAGAGTCCTGATCCTCTAGAGGAGCAACGGTTGAAAGAACTGCAAGCAAAAGGCAACCGTGGCCTTTTCGGCTGA